The DNA region CGTGACGCCCGCCCTGCGCCCCAGCGTGCGGGTGATCACGCTGCCCACCCGCTTTAACCAGAGCGCCAGTTACCCCATCGGTACGCTTAAAAATTCCGCCAGCCCCGAGGCCGCCCAGGCATTCGTGAAGTTCGTGCTGTCGGGCGAGGGGCAGACCATCCTGAAGAAGTGGGGCTTTCTCAAGCCTCAGCAGTAGCCGTTGCCCCGCATTTCTCAGTTTCAAATCTACCCACGGAGACCCATGCGATTCAGCACACGCCAGACCTTCAGACATCATGACCACAGTGGAAGGGCGGACTTGCCTGTCTGCACCACAGGGAATGTGCGCTGACCAGTCGGCCCACCATTCCTGAACGCAGGCCCGTTCGTCCGCGCACCCGGTCCGGTCTGCGCGGCGTCCCCGCCCTTCCACTGGCGCTGAGCGCGCTGCTGGTGCTGTTTCTGGTGCTGCCGGTGCTGGCGCTGCTGCTGCGCGGCCTGAACGCCCAGTTCTTTCCCACGCTGCTGGGGCCAGTGGTGCTGGACGCCCTGCGGATCAGCCTGCTGACCACCGCCTGCACGATGGTCCTGACCGTGCTGCTGGGCACTCCGGTGGCGTGGCTGCTGGCCCGCTACGATTTTCCTGGCAAGACCGCGCTGGACACGTTGCTGGACCTGCCCATCGTGCTGCCGCCGGTGGTGGCGGGGGTGGGCCTGCTGCTGGCCTTCGGGCGCAACGGCCTGCTGGGTGCGCCGCTGGAACTGGCGGGCATCAGCGTGGCCTTCTCGTTCGCGGCGGTGGTCATGGCGCAACTGTTCGTGGCTGCCCCCTTTTACCTGCGGACCGCCAAGGCCGGCTTCATGGCGGTGGACCGCGACGTGGAAGACGCCGCCCGCACCGATGGCGCAGACCGCTGGACGGTCTTCCAGTACATCACCTGGCCGCTGGCCTCCGCGTTCCTGCTGGAAGGACTGGTGCTGACCTGGGCGCGGGCGCTGGGCGAATTCGGGGCCACCATCCTGTTTGCTGGGTCACTCCAGGGCAAGACGCGGACCATTACCCTGGCCATCTATTCCGCGCTGGAATCCGATCTCGCCCCGGCGCTGGTGCTGTCGGCGGTGATGGTGCTGCTGGCCTTCACGGTGCTGGCGGTGGTGCGGAGGCTGGGCAGCGCCCATACCCCGCGCTAAAAAACGCCAGAAAACCAAAAAACACCAGAAAAGATGGTGAATTTCCCGTGAACCCCGCCCACTAACTGGCACGGTGCTTGCCCTCCTGTCCCAGCGGCGTGTGAGACAATGCCCGGACCACCGCCAGATTCCCCATTTCTCCTTTACACCGAGGTTTTTGATGATCGATGAATTTGCTGTCCATGAACTGCTGACCCCCGACGAACGACTGGTGCGCGAGAGCGTGCGCGCCTACTGCGACGCCGAACTGCTGCCCCACATTGCCGCATGGTGGGACGACGGCGACCTGCCCGTGAAAGACGTGATGCGCGGCTTTGGCCAGATGGGCCTGCTGGGGCCGACCACACCCGAGGAGTACGGCGGCGCGGGCCTGAGCTACAGCGGCTACGGCGCGATGATGTACGAGTTGGAGCGGGTCGACAGCGGCCTGCGCAGCGCGGCCAGCGTGCAGGGCAGCTTGGTCATGTACCCGATCCTGACCTTCGGCAGCGACGAGCAAAAGCAGAAATGGCTACCGGGGCTGGCCTCGGGCGAGCTGATCGGCTGCTTTGGGCTGACCGAACCCGACGGCGGCTCGGACCCCGGCGCGATGCGGACGCGGGCACGCCTGGACGGGGGCGAGTACGTCCTGAACGGCAACAAGATGTGGATCACCAACAGCCCAGAGGCCGACGTGGCCGTGGTGTGGGCCAAGGACGACGAGGGCGTGATTCGGGGCTTTATCGTTCCCACCGACAGCCCTGGCTTTCACGCCCCGACCATCAAGCGCAAGATGAGTCTGCGCGCCAGCGTGACGGGCGAGATCGTGCTGGAGGACTGCCGTATTCCGGCGGGGAACCTTTTGCCCGGCAGCAAGGGCCTCAAGAGCCCGCTGTCCTGCCTGACCAGCGCCCGCTTCGGCATTGCCTGGGGCGCGATGGGCGCGCTGGAAGCGGTGTTACAGACCGCACTGGATTACACGTCGGACCGCACCACCTTCGGCAAACCCATTGCTTCAAGACAACTGGTGCAGGACAAACTGGTCCGCATGGCCACCGACCACAGCACCGGAATGCTGCTGGCGTGGCGGCTGGGGACCCTCAAGGACGCCGGGCGGATGAACTTCGCGCAGGTCAGCTACGCCAAGCGCAACAACGTGCGGGTGGCGCTCCAGGGTGCGCGGCTGGCCCGCGAGATGCTGGGCGGCAACGGCATCACCACTGAGTACCCAGTGATCCGCCACATGCTCAATCTGGAAACCGTCGACACCTACGAGGGCACGCACGACATCCACACCCTGATCGTGGGGCGGCACCTGACCGGACAGGGCGCGCTGGAATAACCAACTGAATACAGACCGCCTGATCGCAGAGCCGGAAACTGCAATCAGGCGGTCTGATCCTTTGCAGGAACCTTATTTTCCAGGGTGACCCAGAAATTCCAGACTTGCGTTCACGCTGTTCATGCCGTCGGCCTGATCCTGCTCGTAGAACACCGTCGCGCCTGGCGGCACAGCTTCCAGGATGGCCGCCAGCGGCACCTCGCCCGCGCCCAGTTCCACCGTCAGCCAACCGTCACCGTCGCGGCGCAGGTCCTTGAGATGCACCAGTGGCGTGCGGTCCGCGTACCGCTTCAGGTACTCAACGGGATCTTTGCCGCCCGCGTAGACCCAGGCGGTATCCAGCTCCAGCCCCAGGCTGGGAGCGCGCTCCAGCAGCAGATCAAGAACGGGTTGCCCGTCCAGCGTCTCGCTCAGCTCATGGTCATGGTTGTGGTAGCTCAGGCTGATGCCCTCGGCGGCCAGCTTCTGAGACAAGTCCTCGAGCTGCTCAGCCAGCTTCACCCACTCCTGGCCCTCGCCCTTGAACCAGGGATAGACCGCGCGTGTCACGCCGACGCCATGCATGAAGTCGATCTGCCCGGCGGTGTCCTGCTCCCAGGCCTGGCCGCCGATATGGGCGGCGGT from Deinococcus sp. AJ005 includes:
- a CDS encoding ABC transporter permease, with the translated sequence MVLFLVLPVLALLLRGLNAQFFPTLLGPVVLDALRISLLTTACTMVLTVLLGTPVAWLLARYDFPGKTALDTLLDLPIVLPPVVAGVGLLLAFGRNGLLGAPLELAGISVAFSFAAVVMAQLFVAAPFYLRTAKAGFMAVDRDVEDAARTDGADRWTVFQYITWPLASAFLLEGLVLTWARALGEFGATILFAGSLQGKTRTITLAIYSALESDLAPALVLSAVMVLLAFTVLAVVRRLGSAHTPR
- a CDS encoding sugar phosphate isomerase/epimerase produces the protein MTQRVSVGLQLYTLREQLAQDFFGTLDAVAASGITEVELAGEYGGLDGPGLRAALTERGLTATAAHIGGQAWEQDTAGQIDFMHGVGVTRAVYPWFKGEGQEWVKLAEQLEDLSQKLAAEGISLSYHNHDHELSETLDGQPVLDLLLERAPSLGLELDTAWVYAGGKDPVEYLKRYADRTPLVHLKDLRRDGDGWLTVELGAGEVPLAAILEAVPPGATVFYEQDQADGMNSVNASLEFLGHPGK
- a CDS encoding acyl-CoA dehydrogenase family protein, whose product is MIDEFAVHELLTPDERLVRESVRAYCDAELLPHIAAWWDDGDLPVKDVMRGFGQMGLLGPTTPEEYGGAGLSYSGYGAMMYELERVDSGLRSAASVQGSLVMYPILTFGSDEQKQKWLPGLASGELIGCFGLTEPDGGSDPGAMRTRARLDGGEYVLNGNKMWITNSPEADVAVVWAKDDEGVIRGFIVPTDSPGFHAPTIKRKMSLRASVTGEIVLEDCRIPAGNLLPGSKGLKSPLSCLTSARFGIAWGAMGALEAVLQTALDYTSDRTTFGKPIASRQLVQDKLVRMATDHSTGMLLAWRLGTLKDAGRMNFAQVSYAKRNNVRVALQGARLAREMLGGNGITTEYPVIRHMLNLETVDTYEGTHDIHTLIVGRHLTGQGALE